From Desulfurobacterium pacificum, a single genomic window includes:
- a CDS encoding proline--tRNA ligase, with product MRFSRLFAPTLKESPADAEIPSHKLLIRAGFIRKKASGLYDILPLGVRVLLKIERIIREEMNKAGAQEVILPIMHPAELWIESGRWDAYGKEMIKFEDRHGRNYALGPTAEEMITDLVRKEVKSYKDLPLNLYQIGRKFRDEIRPRFGLMRAREFIMKDAYSFHASDEDAEREYWNMYETYSRIFSRMGLQFKAVEADTGEIGGSFSHEFMVIADTGEGKLVFCEKCGYAASTEKAEAVKPQIPENRESLFREIEKVSTPNVRRIEEVSEFLNVPQDSILKLLVYIVDGKPVAVAIRGDKDVEETKLKNVFKAKEIRLATDEEIEKFTGQPKGFLSPINLSIPVYADYSVIPMVNFVAGAGEKDYHLKNVNWERDFKVEAFVDVAEVKGGEPCPKCGNPLTEKRGIEVGHIFKLGTKYSEAMNATFVDENGEEKPIVMGCYGIGVTRVMAAAVEQNYDENGIVWTPEIAPFEIIVIPVNVKNDEIRETAEKIYEELKSKGLDVLIDDRNARPGFKFKDADLIGIPIQVIVGKKISEGKVEVKVRKTGEKIEVPVEEAIERALETLRELQVR from the coding sequence ATGAGATTTTCCAGACTGTTTGCACCAACTCTAAAAGAATCACCAGCAGACGCAGAAATACCAAGCCACAAATTACTCATAAGAGCAGGTTTCATAAGAAAAAAGGCTTCAGGACTTTACGACATACTCCCTTTGGGCGTAAGAGTTCTGCTTAAAATAGAAAGAATCATCAGAGAAGAGATGAACAAAGCTGGCGCCCAAGAGGTAATCCTTCCAATAATGCATCCAGCGGAACTGTGGATAGAAAGCGGAAGGTGGGACGCTTACGGAAAAGAGATGATTAAGTTTGAAGACAGACACGGCAGAAACTACGCTTTAGGACCTACCGCAGAAGAGATGATAACCGATTTAGTCAGAAAAGAAGTTAAATCGTACAAAGATTTACCGCTTAACCTATACCAGATAGGAAGAAAGTTCAGAGACGAAATTCGCCCCCGATTTGGTCTTATGAGGGCAAGAGAGTTTATTATGAAGGACGCTTACTCCTTCCACGCTTCAGACGAGGACGCAGAAAGAGAATACTGGAACATGTACGAAACGTACTCCAGAATTTTCAGCAGAATGGGACTTCAGTTCAAGGCGGTTGAAGCTGACACCGGAGAGATTGGCGGTAGCTTCTCTCACGAATTTATGGTTATCGCAGATACAGGCGAAGGAAAGTTGGTGTTCTGCGAAAAGTGTGGTTACGCCGCAAGCACAGAAAAGGCTGAAGCGGTAAAACCACAAATACCAGAAAACAGAGAAAGTCTGTTCAGAGAAATTGAAAAAGTATCCACTCCAAATGTAAGAAGAATTGAAGAGGTATCTGAGTTCCTCAACGTCCCCCAAGATAGCATACTCAAGCTGTTAGTTTACATAGTTGACGGCAAACCTGTTGCAGTAGCGATAAGGGGCGACAAAGACGTAGAAGAAACAAAGCTGAAAAACGTCTTCAAAGCAAAAGAGATAAGACTTGCAACGGACGAAGAGATTGAAAAGTTTACCGGACAACCTAAAGGTTTCTTATCTCCGATAAACCTGTCTATACCGGTTTACGCCGATTACTCAGTAATTCCGATGGTGAACTTTGTAGCAGGAGCAGGAGAAAAGGATTACCACCTGAAAAACGTAAACTGGGAAAGAGATTTTAAAGTAGAAGCGTTTGTTGACGTAGCAGAGGTGAAAGGCGGAGAGCCGTGTCCAAAGTGCGGGAATCCTCTAACCGAAAAAAGAGGCATAGAGGTAGGACACATCTTTAAATTGGGAACGAAGTACAGCGAAGCGATGAACGCCACGTTCGTAGATGAAAACGGCGAAGAAAAGCCGATAGTTATGGGATGCTACGGGATAGGCGTAACGAGGGTAATGGCTGCTGCTGTTGAACAGAACTACGATGAGAACGGAATTGTATGGACGCCGGAAATTGCTCCGTTTGAAATAATCGTTATTCCTGTTAACGTAAAGAACGACGAAATAAGAGAGACTGCAGAAAAGATTTACGAAGAACTAAAGAGTAAAGGATTGGACGTTCTAATAGACGATAGAAACGCAAGACCTGGATTTAAGTTTAAAGACGCAGACCTTATAGGAATTCCTATTCAAGTTATTGTAGGCAAGAAAATTTCAGAAGGTAAGGTAGAAGTAAAGGTAAGAAAAACGGGAGAAAAGATAGAAGTTCCGGTAGAGGAGGCAATTGAAAGAGCGTTAGAAACTCTACGGGAGCTTCAGGTTAGATGA
- a CDS encoding L-threonylcarbamoyladenylate synthase, which produces MKVIKKDNCVSEVIHHLKEGKIVCFPTDTIYGLLGNPMLSDTLKKVYEIKGRDKDKPLILLFGSIEQMENLGVEVKQKEVFSSLWPAPLTVVFPLRDESPLRKVLNRDDVAVRIPDDAVLLQILEEVYPLFAPSANPQGLTPARNCQECIGYFGNSLSLCVEGKCGNQPSTLIKFTSDRWEVLREGSFPLSKLKEALG; this is translated from the coding sequence ATGAAAGTAATCAAGAAGGATAACTGCGTTTCTGAAGTTATCCACCACTTGAAAGAGGGAAAAATCGTTTGTTTTCCTACAGATACCATTTATGGTCTTTTAGGTAATCCAATGCTGTCCGATACGCTAAAAAAGGTCTACGAGATTAAGGGTCGCGATAAAGATAAACCGCTTATTCTCCTCTTCGGTTCAATTGAGCAGATGGAGAACTTAGGAGTAGAGGTAAAGCAGAAAGAGGTTTTTTCTTCCCTGTGGCCCGCTCCTCTTACCGTTGTTTTTCCCTTGAGAGATGAGAGTCCTTTGAGAAAAGTACTTAATAGAGACGACGTTGCTGTAAGGATTCCTGACGATGCAGTATTACTTCAAATCTTAGAAGAGGTATATCCTCTTTTCGCTCCCAGTGCCAATCCTCAAGGTTTAACTCCCGCCAGGAACTGTCAAGAATGTATCGGATATTTTGGAAATAGCCTTTCACTTTGCGTTGAGGGAAAATGTGGGAATCAACCTTCTACGTTAATTAAATTTACATCGGATAGATGGGAAGTTCTCAGGGAAGGTAGTTTTCCCCTCTCAAAATTGAAGGAGGCTTTAGGTTGA
- a CDS encoding RecB family exonuclease: protein MKIELEHLRPWSFSKVQKAKKCQYEFYWRYVEKVEPLEKADFLLIGSGVHFVLENALKTAFKREKPLNKDLLYYFTALFKKEEPSVEEKKITEFFPNIIKFVNGQLKRAGKSKISVAELELAVDRELRVVEDFSDSSVFLRGKLDFVFSKDNTLYIVDHKTNRNREFDNRIKTQLRWYALLASARFPEFERFALEVHNVRYGTVNRFIFTRTDLLGFKARLLPIIETLEDELLEKTFSDLIPSACETNCKWCDYRHICPAAST from the coding sequence ATGAAAATAGAGTTAGAGCATTTGCGCCCGTGGTCTTTTTCAAAAGTTCAAAAGGCGAAAAAGTGTCAATACGAGTTTTACTGGCGATACGTTGAAAAGGTTGAACCTTTAGAAAAGGCTGATTTTCTACTGATAGGAAGCGGCGTTCACTTTGTTTTAGAAAACGCGCTGAAAACGGCGTTTAAAAGGGAAAAACCTTTAAACAAAGACTTACTTTACTACTTTACTGCTCTTTTTAAGAAAGAAGAACCTTCTGTTGAAGAGAAAAAGATTACAGAGTTCTTCCCGAATATCATCAAGTTTGTTAACGGTCAACTTAAAAGGGCTGGGAAGAGCAAGATATCCGTTGCTGAGCTGGAGTTGGCAGTTGATAGGGAGTTGAGGGTGGTGGAGGATTTTTCCGATTCATCGGTTTTTTTAAGGGGAAAATTAGACTTCGTCTTCTCTAAAGACAATACCCTCTATATAGTTGACCATAAAACAAATAGAAACAGAGAATTTGACAACAGGATAAAGACGCAACTACGTTGGTATGCCCTTTTAGCAAGTGCAAGGTTTCCTGAATTTGAAAGGTTTGCATTAGAAGTTCACAACGTTAGATACGGAACGGTAAACCGATTTATCTTTACAAGAACTGACCTTTTGGGATTCAAAGCGAGGCTGCTCCCAATAATAGAAACGTTAGAAGATGAGTTGTTGGAAAAAACCTTTTCTGACCTAATCCCCTCTGCTTGCGAAACTAACTGCAAGTGGTGTGATTACAGGCATATATGTCCTGCTGCTTCAACTTAA
- a CDS encoding DUF2062 domain-containing protein: MKGKLKKAFSFRFYLKKLLELKDRPDETAKGLALGVFIGFLPVNGFQVLIAVTIAAFTRVSKIAAAIGTHVTNPWTTIPVLIIDYYVGCFLLGKSPHLPHIDFSSFGAILSAGKEIIVPMFVGGAFLGAIFSVLSYFGMKKLLQKEVAAVKNYVKSKQKQPVAD, translated from the coding sequence ATGAAGGGAAAATTAAAGAAAGCCTTTTCTTTTAGGTTTTACCTTAAGAAGCTGCTTGAGCTGAAGGACAGACCTGATGAAACCGCTAAGGGTCTGGCTTTAGGTGTTTTTATCGGCTTTCTGCCGGTAAATGGTTTTCAGGTTCTCATAGCGGTAACAATAGCGGCTTTTACCAGAGTTAGTAAGATAGCTGCTGCTATAGGAACTCACGTAACAAATCCGTGGACAACAATTCCTGTTCTAATCATAGATTATTACGTTGGATGTTTCCTTTTAGGTAAATCCCCTCATCTTCCCCACATAGACTTTTCCTCTTTCGGTGCAATTCTCTCTGCTGGAAAAGAGATAATAGTTCCCATGTTTGTAGGTGGAGCATTTCTTGGAGCAATATTCTCCGTGCTTTCTTACTTTGGTATGAAGAAGTTGCTGCAGAAAGAAGTTGCAGCAGTTAAAAATTACGTTAAATCCAAACAGAAGCAGCCTGTTGCTGATTAA
- a CDS encoding Fur family transcriptional regulator → MEERILSFREKARKAGLKLTPQRLAVYKELISRTDHPGAEELYESLKEKIEGISLTTIYRTLASLERAGLVIRVPTLRDKVRYDARTEPHSHFVCLECGRVYDMDCDFKENLKLSEIPEGFEVKSCSLVCYGICKECNSSNK, encoded by the coding sequence ATGGAGGAAAGAATTTTATCCTTCAGAGAAAAGGCAAGGAAAGCAGGCTTGAAGCTAACTCCTCAAAGGCTTGCTGTCTATAAGGAACTTATATCCCGCACAGACCATCCAGGTGCTGAAGAGCTTTACGAGAGTTTAAAAGAAAAGATAGAAGGGATTTCTCTTACTACCATATATAGAACTCTTGCAAGTCTTGAAAGAGCAGGACTTGTAATAAGAGTTCCTACGTTAAGAGATAAAGTTAGGTACGATGCAAGAACTGAGCCCCATAGCCATTTTGTCTGTCTTGAGTGCGGGCGAGTTTACGATATGGATTGCGATTTTAAAGAGAATTTAAAGCTATCAGAAATACCTGAAGGTTTTGAAGTAAAAAGTTGTTCTTTAGTTTGTTACGGTATATGTAAGGAATGTAATAGTTCTAATAAGTAA
- a CDS encoding damage-control phosphatase ARMT1 family protein, which produces MKVYPDCLPCFLKQILNVSKIAGLSKEKTISILKESCAFLGKNLKENASPGHNATLLHRLFKERTQIDDPYKTLKDKYNDIALRLEPFLMKEIYEPAEDKLATAIKLAALGNVIDFGIPRQFDLNEEIKNFFKTPFAYFDMAIFERFLVSGKTVLYVADNAGEIVFDKFLLRELKERGLKVVLAVRGGPILNDATVEDALKTGAAEIADELITTGRDFIGVDFEFVSDEFKEYWQKAFFVVSKGQANFETLDGIRDADIFFILKAKCPPVAKELNCNLNELVFLYNKHLLEMKENESNQEG; this is translated from the coding sequence ATGAAAGTCTATCCAGATTGTTTACCTTGCTTTTTAAAGCAGATACTTAACGTTTCAAAGATAGCAGGGCTTTCAAAAGAGAAAACAATCTCCATTTTAAAAGAATCCTGTGCCTTTTTAGGTAAAAACCTGAAGGAAAACGCTTCTCCCGGTCATAACGCAACGTTGCTCCATAGGTTATTTAAGGAAAGAACACAGATAGATGACCCTTATAAAACTTTGAAAGACAAGTATAACGACATAGCATTAAGGCTTGAACCTTTTCTGATGAAAGAGATATACGAACCAGCAGAAGACAAATTAGCTACAGCGATTAAGTTGGCAGCCTTAGGTAACGTTATAGATTTTGGAATTCCCCGGCAATTTGACTTGAATGAGGAGATAAAGAATTTCTTTAAAACGCCCTTTGCCTACTTTGATATGGCTATATTTGAAAGGTTTTTAGTTTCGGGGAAAACCGTTCTTTACGTTGCCGACAACGCCGGAGAGATAGTTTTTGACAAGTTTCTTCTGAGAGAGCTTAAAGAGAGAGGATTAAAGGTTGTTTTAGCTGTCAGAGGAGGTCCAATTCTCAACGATGCAACCGTAGAAGATGCTCTTAAAACTGGAGCTGCAGAGATAGCAGATGAGCTGATTACTACCGGTAGAGATTTTATAGGCGTTGATTTTGAGTTTGTGTCAGATGAGTTTAAAGAATACTGGCAAAAGGCTTTCTTTGTAGTCTCAAAAGGTCAGGCAAACTTTGAAACGTTAGACGGAATAAGAGATGCAGATATATTCTTCATACTTAAAGCCAAATGTCCGCCAGTTGCTAAAGAACTTAACTGCAACCTTAATGAGCTGGTTTTCCTCTACAACAAGCACCTTTTAGAGATGAAAGAAAATGAAAGTAATCAAGAAGGATAA
- the purE gene encoding 5-(carboxyamino)imidazole ribonucleotide mutase, which translates to MKKVAVIMGSKSDMPVMEACTKVLEEFGVPYDVKVLSAHRTIDEVIAFCEKAEEKYDVIIAAAGYAAHLGGVIAAKTVLPVIGVPLDASPLKGIDSLLSIVQMPGGIPVATVTIGKAGAKNAAVLAVEIMAIKYPELKEKLKKYREEMKKKVLEG; encoded by the coding sequence ATGAAGAAGGTAGCAGTTATTATGGGAAGTAAGTCAGATATGCCAGTTATGGAAGCCTGCACAAAAGTTTTAGAGGAGTTTGGAGTTCCTTACGATGTAAAAGTGCTGTCAGCTCACAGAACGATAGATGAAGTTATCGCTTTCTGTGAAAAAGCAGAAGAGAAGTACGACGTAATTATTGCTGCTGCCGGCTACGCTGCTCATTTAGGCGGAGTAATTGCAGCCAAAACGGTTCTTCCCGTTATAGGCGTTCCCCTTGACGCTTCTCCGTTAAAAGGAATTGATTCACTGCTGTCAATCGTTCAAATGCCAGGGGGAATTCCCGTCGCAACGGTGACAATAGGTAAAGCAGGCGCTAAAAATGCCGCAGTTTTGGCTGTTGAGATAATGGCTATAAAGTATCCGGAACTCAAAGAAAAGTTGAAGAAGTACAGAGAAGAGATGAAGAAAAAGGTTCTTGAGGGCTAA
- the fmt gene encoding methionyl-tRNA formyltransferase codes for MVFMGTPDFAVPSLKALIDKGFNVSLVVTQPDKPAGRGKKLTPPPVKVVAEKNGIPVVQPEKIKNNEEFKKLLEDISPDLIVVVAYGKILPSWLLNLPRYGCINLHASLLPEYRGASPIQSALLDGKEKTGVTVMKISEELDAGDILSQRVVPIEKNDNAETLHDKLAKVGAELLVETIPLYIKGEIKPTAQEHSKATYCTRITKEMGKIDWNEPAEKIFNKVRAFTPWPSAYTTFNGKRLKIIQAEPVDCSFSASPGTVVKADKELIVSTGKGCLKILRLKPEGRKEISAEEFLRGYPIKTGDKLK; via the coding sequence ATGGTTTTTATGGGAACCCCAGATTTTGCAGTTCCTTCGTTGAAAGCTCTAATAGATAAGGGTTTTAACGTCTCCTTAGTGGTTACACAGCCCGATAAACCGGCAGGTAGAGGAAAGAAATTAACTCCGCCGCCGGTAAAAGTAGTAGCTGAGAAAAACGGAATTCCTGTTGTCCAGCCAGAAAAAATAAAGAATAACGAAGAGTTTAAAAAGTTGCTTGAAGATATCTCTCCCGATTTAATAGTTGTTGTAGCGTACGGTAAGATATTGCCTTCCTGGTTGCTTAATCTACCCCGTTACGGGTGTATAAACCTTCACGCTTCCCTTTTACCAGAATATAGAGGTGCTTCACCAATTCAGTCGGCTTTGCTTGATGGAAAAGAAAAGACCGGCGTTACTGTGATGAAGATTTCGGAAGAGTTAGATGCCGGAGACATTCTTTCACAAAGAGTTGTTCCCATAGAAAAGAACGACAATGCAGAAACTCTGCACGATAAGTTAGCAAAAGTCGGAGCAGAACTTTTAGTAGAAACAATTCCCCTGTATATAAAAGGTGAAATTAAACCTACTGCGCAGGAACATTCAAAGGCTACCTATTGTACCCGTATAACTAAGGAAATGGGAAAGATAGACTGGAATGAACCTGCAGAAAAGATTTTTAACAAGGTAAGAGCTTTTACTCCCTGGCCCTCTGCCTACACCACCTTTAACGGAAAGAGGCTTAAAATAATTCAGGCGGAACCTGTTGATTGTAGTTTTAGTGCTTCGCCGGGAACAGTTGTAAAAGCAGATAAAGAACTAATTGTTTCTACGGGAAAGGGTTGTCTAAAAATTCTCCGTCTCAAACCTGAAGGTAGAAAAGAAATTTCTGCTGAAGAGTTTCTGAGAGGGTATCCTATTAAAACTGGCGATAAATTAAAATAG
- a CDS encoding gamma-glutamylcyclotransferase family protein produces the protein MKYYFAYGSNMNPERMKDRGADFKSLRRAILKGYKLVFNKKSKRYGGCANIEPDENAIVEGVLYELKEPEIAIKRLDFYEGYPENYDRVKVTVETEDGEKIKAFTYIAQPRYIDSTVRPSKRYLAHLLKACELGLLSPQYCEKIKRLEETL, from the coding sequence ATGAAATACTACTTTGCTTACGGCTCAAATATGAACCCTGAGCGTATGAAGGATAGGGGGGCGGATTTTAAGAGTCTGAGGAGAGCTATACTTAAGGGCTATAAGCTTGTTTTTAATAAAAAAAGTAAACGTTATGGTGGTTGTGCCAATATAGAGCCTGACGAAAATGCCATAGTAGAAGGTGTTCTATATGAACTTAAAGAGCCTGAAATTGCCATAAAACGCTTGGATTTTTATGAAGGTTATCCTGAAAACTACGATAGGGTTAAAGTTACGGTAGAAACGGAAGATGGCGAGAAGATTAAAGCCTTCACTTACATAGCACAACCAAGATATATTGATAGTACGGTTAGACCTTCAAAGAGGTATTTAGCTCATCTTCTAAAAGCTTGTGAGTTGGGGTTGCTGTCTCCTCAGTATTGCGAGAAGATAAAAAGGTTAGAAGAAACTCTTTAG